The DNA region CGCATCGGTCCAGGACCTCAACCGGATCCTCGCGACGCTCTCGCCCGACGACCCGGGCCTGCTGCGCTGAGGGTCCTGATACACCGCCAGAGGCCGAACCCCGCCACCCTCTCGGGCAGACGGGGTTCGGCCTCTGGCGATCAGGCGGTGCCCGTCGATCAGTGGGCGCCGGTGACGTCAGTCAGTGTCGGCGAGGTCGATCGGTGCCGGTACCTCAGTGGGTGTCGGTGACGACCGACTCGACGGTCTGCGACGCGCGGTGCCGGTCCGTCCCTGTGCCGAAGATCTGGACGAGCTCGGACTCTGCGGCGACGACCCCGGCGAGCCGCCGGACGCCCTCGCGGATCCGGTCCGGCGTCGGGTAGCAGAAGGACAGCCGCATGTGGTCGGCACCCTGTCCGTCGGCGTAGAACGCCGTGCCGGCCACGTAGGCGACCAGGGCGGTGATCGCGCGCGGCAGCATCGCCTGAGCGTCCATCCCGTTGGGCAACCGGACCCAGGTGTAGAAGCCACCCTCCGGCACGGTCCAGGTCGCCTCCGGGATGTGCTCGGCCAGCGCGCCGATCATCGCGTCGCGGCGTTCGCGGTACATCTCGCGGTAGGACTTGATCTGGCCGCGCCAGTCGTGGTTGGCCAGGTAGGCCGAGACGGCGAGCTGCGAGGCGTTCGACGGGCACAGGATGGCGGACTCGCTGGCCAGGACCAGCTTCTCGCGGATGGCGTGCGGCGCGACGGCCCAGCCGACCCGGTAGCCCGGGGCGAAGGTCTTCGAGAACGATCCGAGGTAGATCACGCCCGTGTCGTCCATCGACCGCATCGCCGGCATGGGCTCGCCGTCGAAGCCGAGCAGACCGTACGGGTTGTCCTCCAGGACGAGCACGCCGTAGCGGCGGGCGATCTCCAGGATCCGCGGTCGGCGTTCGAGGCTCAGGCTGACGCCTGCGGGGTTGTGGAAGTTGGGCACGGTGTACAGGAGCTTGACCGAGCGACCTTCGGCGGCCAGCCGCGCGAGGGTCTCCTCGAGCGCCTCGGGCACGAGGCCGTTGTCGTCGAGCGGGACATGCACGACGTCGGCCTGGTAGGCCCGGAAGACGCCGAGCGCGCCGACATAGCTGGGGGCCTCCGCGACGACGACGTCGCCGGGGTTGACAAAGAGTCGAGTCACAAGGTCGAGGGCTTGTTGTGATCCGGTCGTGACGACCACGTCGTCCGGGTGCGCCTCGATGCCCTCGAGGCGCATCACCTCGAGGATCTGCTCGCGCAGCGTCTCGTCACCCTGGCCCGAGCCGTACTGCAGCGCCGTCGTGCCGCGGGTCAGGACCAGGTCGTGGGCGATCTGGGCGAGCGTCTCCAGCGGAAGGCCTTCGAGGTTGGGCATGCCGCCGGCCAGCGACACGACCTCGGGCCGGTTGGCGACGGCGAACAGCGCGCGGATCTCGGATGCGCGCATGCCGTGGGTCCGGTCGGCGTACGCACCGATCCACGGGTCGAGACGGGTCCCGGTGGCGGGCTGGACAGTGTGGGCGGCGCTGCCGGGGGCAGGAGTCACCCACCCCATCGGCTTGCCGTTCGCGGGCGTCATGGCCAAGAGTCTGCCACGGGCGACGTCCTGCCCACCTGGACCTTGTGATCCGTGGACGCGTCGGTCAGGACAGGACGGACTCGATCTCGTTCACGAGGGCCGGCTTGGGCCGCGCTCCGACGATCTGCTTGACCAGCTCGCCGCCCGAGTAGATGTTGATCGTCGGGATCGACGTGATCCCGTACGCCGCCGTCACCGCGGGGTTCTCGTCGGTGTTGAGCTTGGCGATCGTCAGGCGGCCCGCGTAGGTGCCGGACAGCTCCTCGAGGATCGGCGCGACCTGACGGCACGGCCCGCACCACGGCGCCCAGAAGTCGACCAGCACGGGGACGTCGGACTTCAGGACGTCGGCCGCGAAGGTGGCGTCGGTGACGGGGACGGTGGTCACAGGATCTCCTCGGAGGTCGCGGGCTGGGACGGGTCGGTCGAAGGCTCGGCGGGATGCCCGAGATCGGCGAGGTAGTGCTGGGCGTCGAGCGCTGCTGCGCAGCCGGTGCCGGCCGCGGTGATCGCCTGACGATAGACGTGGTCGACGACATCGCCGCACGCGAAGACGCCAGGAAGGTTGGTCGCGGTACCGCGCGCGCCGTCAGCCGCGACCAGGACGTAGCCGCTCTCGTCGAGGTCGACCTGCCCGACGAGCAGCTCGTTGCGTGGGATGTGGCCGATCGCGACGAACACGCCAGTGGCGGGGAGCTCCCGCTCGGCACCGGTGACGGTGTCGCGCAGGGTCACCCCGGTCACCTTGTCCTGGCCGTGGATCGCCGAGACCAGGCTGTTCCAGGCGAACTCGATCTTGGGATCGGCCAGTGCCCGATCCGCCATGATCTTCGAGGCACGCAGCTCGTCGCGGCGGTGCACGATCGTGACCTTGCTCGCGAAGCGCGTCAGGAAGGTGGCCTCCTCGACGGCGGAGTCCCCGCCGCCGACGACGACGACCTCCTGGTTGCGGAAGAAGAAGCCGTCGCAGGTCGCGCACCAGGACACGCCGTGCCCGGACAGCCGGGTCTCCTCCGGCAGGCCGAGCTGGCGGTAGGCCGAGCCGGTCGCCAGGATCACGGACCGCGCGGTGTAGGTCTCGCCGTTGCCGGTGACCACCGTCTTGACCGGGCCGGTCAGGGAGGCCTGCACGACGTCGTCGTACACGATCCGGGCGCCGAAGCGCTCGGCCTGCTTCTGCATGTTCTCCATGAGCTCGGGGCCCATGATGCCGTCGACGAAACCGGGGAAGTTCTCCACCTCGGTCGTGTTCATCAACGCACCACCGGCGGTGACCGACCCGGCGATCACGACGGGCTCCAGGCCTGCCCGGGCGGCGTACACGGCTGCCGTGTACCCGGCGGGGCCCGATCCGATGATGACCAGATCGCGTGCGGTGTCCGTCACGTGCCGTCCCTCTGTCGTCCGGAGCGTCGTGCTCCAGGTGGTCGCCCGCACCGTTCCGGTGGGGCCGTTCGCATCAACAGATCCTAGGTGGCATCTGTTCCGGCGCGGTGGCACGCACGTGCGCGTGCCCGGGACGTCCCGCCCGACGGGGACGTCAGGAGACCGTGACCTCCGTGAGCTCGACCCGGTTGCTGCCGTCCGCCGTCTGCGGCAGGGCGGTGAACCACAGGACGATGTACTGGGTCTGGGTCGGTGCGCTCAGGGTGAGGACGGTGTCGGGCCCCAGGGCCCCGGACGCGAGGACGTCGCCCTGGGTCGGTGTCGACGGGTCGGTGGCCCGGACCTCGACCATGCCACCGGTGCCGTTGACGTGCAGCGTGACGGTGGTGACCGTGGCCGGCGCGGCGAGGGTGATCGCGTAGCCGACGCCCGGCTTCATGCCGTAGGTCGGCGAGTTGTACGTCCGGGTGTACCAGGACGTCGCGGGGTCGCCGTCGATCGCCGCGGGCACGGCCTCTGGGTGCTCGTTGTCGTCCCCGCCCGGCGGCGGGTCGACCATCTGTGCGGAGGCGATGACCGGCGCCGTGGCGGCCGGCGGTGCCTCGGTCGCGGGCGGCTCGGTCGCGGGGTCCTCCGCGGGGGCTTCGCCGTCGGTCGCGTCACCCTCCGCCGCAGGGTCCTGCTGGCCGCCCTGGTTCTCGGAGATGTCGAAGCCCTCGGTGCCGCCGATCGGAGGGGCCGGCCGCGTGAGCGCCTTGAAGGCCATCACCAGACCGATGACCACGGCGATCGCCACGATCGCGAGCACGACCGGCGTCGGGTCGAAGCGGCGCCTGGCCAGCACCTCGGCCGAGCGTCCGATGAGCGAGTCGAAGCTCTCGTGACCGGTCTCCGGTGCACGGCCCCGGACGGTCGCGGCCGTCGGCGGGCGGACCACGGGACGCGGGTGCCCGCCGGTGAGCGGCGCCGCGGAGTGGCTCGCAGACGAGGTCGCGGACGGCAGCGGCGCCGACGGGTGGGCGGCCGAGGGTCCACGGACCGGACCGCCGGGGTGTGATCCGCCGGTCGACGCGAAGGCCGGCGGGAAGGTCGGCGGCGGCGCGGCCTGGGGTGGCTGAGGAGTCTGACGCGTCGGACGGCGCGCGGCGTCGTCGATCTGGCCCACCGGCGCGACGATCGTCTGGAACGGGTGGGCGGCCGGGCTGACGGATCCACCCGACATGCCACTGACCCGGCCCGACGACGTCCCCCGGGGGTCGCCGTGGCGGTACTCGGGCGGGATCGCCGGCGGCGGCGTCCCAGGTCTGGCGGGCGCCGATCCCTGCGCGTCGAAGCTGCTCCGCACGGACTGGCGCTGCACGGTCCGTGCGGGCTGGTCCGCAAGGTCGTCTCCCGCGTCCGGGTCGCTCGTGTCGGCGGTCTGCGTCGGATCGAGCGCCCGGCTCGCTGCTGCAGCCGATGCGGCGGCCGCAGCCGTGGCGACAGTTCCCGACGCACCCCAGGCTGCCGCGGCGTCGACGGCCCCGAAGATCTCGGCGGCGGCGATCGGACCCCACGGCTCCAGCTCACGGATCAGCTCGGCCGGGCTGTGCGGCCCGTCGTCGTGCGGGCCGAGCGTCACGGCGCACAGGGTGTCCAGGTCGTTGGGCACCGCCGGGGAGAGCTCGGCGGGCGCGACGGGGCTGCCCTCGACGACCGGGGCGACGACGGCGCGCCCAGGATCCGTGCCGTGCGGCGCCGGCCACCGACCGGTGAGGGTCAGGTAGAGCAGGGAGACCAGGCCGACGGTGTCGGCGCGCGTCGTCGACCGCGCGTCGCCCAGGCCGTGCGACGTCAGCTCGCCGTCCATCGCGAGCCCGGAGACGAGCACGGAGCCCTCGGGCGTCACGTGCACGGCGGAGGGGCGAAGGGCCAGGTGGTGCACGCCGCGCCGGCGCGCGACCTCGAGAGCCACGGCGGCCTCGCCGATGATCGCTCGGGCCTGGTCGGCCGGCAGTGGGCCGTTGGCGGTGAGCGCGGCGAGGTCACGGCCGACGATCGGCTCGGTGACGGTGTAGGGCACGCCCTCGTGGTCGCCGACGTCCAGCACCCGCAGCAGGCGTGGGTCGGAGACCAGGGCGGCGCGCCGGGCGGCGTCCTGGGCCTGCCGCACCCGACCCTCGCGCAGCACCATGGCGCGCACCGGCCGGTCGAGGATCTGGTCGTGCGCAGCCCAGCACTGGACCCCGGGCAGGTCGGTGGGGACAGGCTGCTCGAGCCGGTACCGACCGGCGAGCAACGTGCCGCGACCCACGACGACGTCCAGAACTCCACCTCCGAGCCCGGCCGGGTCATCGGCCGGCCGGCCGATGCTCGGGCGATCCCCTGGTCCCGGCGTGCCCATGCTACGGCCGATCCGACGAAGGCGGCTCAGCAGGGGCAGGAGCAGGTCGTCGACCTCACGGACCCGCATCAGCCGCAGCAGGCCGACGTACACCCCGAGCATGACCGGGCCCACCACGACGCACACCACGACGGCATGACCGAAGGTACCCACGGTGACGTCGCCGAAGAGTCTGCCGACCGACCAGCCGGCCGCCGCCGCGACGCCCGCGGCCACAGCTGCCCGGACGTGCACCTGGAGCACCCGCCGCACGCTGCCGCCGAGCCGGTCGCGCACCCTGATCCCGCCCCAGACGGCGCCGAGCAGGTAGGACGCCGAGATCGCCGCGCCGGCGGTCGCCACCCACCGTTCGACCGGGAGCACGAGGTAGCCGAAGAGGGTGCCGGCCACCACGACCCCGGCCATCGCGACCTGGATCCAGAACATGCCCCGGGCGTCCTCGTACGCGTAGAAGATGCGCTGGCTCAGCGACCAGGCGCCGAGCCCGACCAGGCCCAGCGCGAGGGTGACGACGACCGGAGCCATCGACCGGTACTCGCCCGGCTCGAGCGTGGGCAGCACGACCCGGACGAGCGGGATCGCCAGCACGGCAAGGAGAGCAGTCGCGAAGATCGTGTAGACGCCGATCGTGCGCAGCCCGTAGGAGAAGTTCTCCCGGACCGCGGCGGTGTCGTCCCGTGCGGCGTGCCCGGACAGCCGCGTGTAGAGCGCGGTGAGCAGCGACACGGTCACCAGGGAGTGCGGCAGCATGAAGATCGCGAACGCCTGCGTGTAGGCGTTCGCGCCCGCGATGCCCGGGGCGTCGCCCGCGACCTTCGCGGCGGCCGCGCCGACGTTCATGACGACGAGCACACCGAGCTGCCCCACGGCGAGTGCCGCGAAGGTCCACCCCGCTACCCGCCCGGCCCCGCCCAGCCCGGTGCCGCGCCAGTCGAAGCGCGGGTGGTACCGGAAGCCGCTGCGATACAGCGGGATGACCAGGACCACGGCCTGGGCGACGATGCCGAGGGTCGTGAACCCGGCCAGCACCGCGATGCGTCCGCCGTCCCACCAGGCGTAGTCGCCGGCCGACCCGCCGCGCTCGTACTGGCCGAACATCACGATGAACGTCACGAAGCCGGCGATCGAGACGACGTTGTTGACGACCGGCGCCCACATGTAGGGGCCGAAGCTGCCGCGCGCGTTGAGGACCTGCCCGAGCAGCGTGTAGGTGCCGTAGAAGAAGATCTGCGGCATGCACCACAGGGCGAACGCGGTCGCCAGCGCGGTGAACTCAGGGTCAGAGCTGCCGGCGCGGGTCGCGAACCACACGACCACCGGGGCCGCAGCGGTCAGCACGACGGTCAGGCCGAGCAGCAGCACGCCGGAGAGGGTCAGCAGCCGGTCGACGTACGCCTGGCCGTTCGGCGAGCGGTAGGCCCGCACCACCTGCGGGACGAGGACGGCGTTCAGCACCCCGCCCGCGATGAGCATGTAGATCATCGTGGGCAGCCAGTTGGCCACGGCGAACGCGCTGGCCGGACCGACGTTCAGGCCGATCGCGGCGGCCAGCACGGCGGCCCGCACCACACCGAGGACCCGCGACACCGCCGTGCCTGCGGCCATCACCGCGGTGCTCCGCCCCAGCCCGCCGCCACCGCTGCCGGTCGGGACCGTACCGTCGTCGCCGGGCTCCGGTCCGGTCACGGCGCTCATGCCGGCGACCCGGCGGCCGGGGCCTGGTCGGCCGGCTCGTGGCCCTCCTCGGGGGACAGGGCGTCGGGTCCGGCGTCGAGCCGCGGCGCCGAGCGAGTCCCGCGGCGCCCGCGGCGGATCGTGCGGATCAGCCCGATGACGACGCCGAGGGCCAACAGCGCGCCGATGACGGCGGTGCCGATGCCCTCCCACTCCGCACGGACCCGGACGGTGAACGCCGTCTGGTCGTTGATCACGGTGCCCTGGACCGTGCGCAGCTCGACGACGACGCCGAGGTCGGCACTCTGGATCGCATGCACCGGGATCTGCACGGTCTGCTCGACGCCGGCCGGGATCGTGACGGTGACCGGCTCGTCGGCCACCAGCCGGCCGTCGCTCGGTCGCAGCGCGACGACGACCGTCACCGGCTGGTCCAGCGTGTTGGTCACCTGCACCGGCAGCTCACCGGACCTCGAGATCAGGTTGATGAAGCCGATGGGCTGGACGGTCACAGCCCCGCGCAGGCTCTGGCTGATCGCGGACGAGCGGGACACGACAGAGGCCCGGCCGGGGGGGTCCGCACGCCAGGCGACCGAGACCGGGGCGAACAGCTCGGCATCGAGGTCGCCGAGCAGGGCCGCAGGGTCCTGGGCGACCTGGGCCAGTGCCTGCCGGTCCGTGACCGCGGCGAGCATCGCCGCCATCTCGGACGGGGGCATCTCGGCGGGATCGACGTCGCGCTCCGGGAGGGTCCCCCGGTCGACACCGGTGTCGCTCGCGCCCACCAGGGCATCGATCGACTCGGCACGGACCCAGGGCGCGTTCTCGAGGGCGGTCAGCTGTGCCGAGGCGATGGTGGCGTCGGGCTGCCAGTCCCGGGGAACGGTCAGGAGCAGGTGGCGTCCGTCGTTGGGGCGCTCGCGGGTGATCACCGCGAGCTCGGCGAGCAGGTCGAGCGCAGCAGTCGTCGGTGTCAGCTGGGGGTCGGTCGCGTCCTGCTCGTCGCTCCGGCCGCGGACCACCCCGGTCTCGAGGGCGGTGGAGAGCCGCTCGTCCGGGACCAGGACCGTGACGTCGTCACCGGGGGTGCTGACGGTCGTCCGCCCGGACGGTGTGTAGGTCAGGACGGACGGGGCCGGGAGCTCACCAGGACCCACGACCAGGGCCCGGCCGCCGTCGTCCGCGACGAAGGCGGCAGTCACGAGATCGGGCAGCGACTCGGCCGGCAGGGCGATCGCGGTGGTTGCGCTGCCCGGCAGGTCGGCGGCGGACGCGACCGCCTCGGAGCGCCGGATCGCGTCCGTGAAGAGGTCGTGGGCGTTGGCGTGCGCGAGGGCTGCGACGTCGGCGTCGCCGTAGGGCAGCAGCCGGACCTCCCGGTCGGTCGTCGCGGCGAGGAGTCCGGCCGACCACGCCTTCGCGTTCGGGCCGACCAGTCCGCCGGCGATCGGTGCGTCGGGGTCTGCGGCGTCCGAGGCGGTGATGTCGACCAGCCACGGGTCGAGGAGCCAGGTGACGCCGGGGTGCGTCTGCGTCGCGCTGAGCAGCGCAGCGAGCCGCCCGCCGGCCTGGGTCAGGGTCTCGAAGGACTGGCCCCAGGTCCCGGTCAGCGGGTCCACCGGCGGGCCGACGACCGGCACCAGGATGCTCAGGCGGGTCGCTGTGACGTCCTGCTGGGGGAACCACAGGGCGAAGGTGCGCGCGACGCCCTGCCGCACGCGAGCGGGATCGGCCCGGTCGACGACCGAGAGCGCGAGGCCACGCGGACCCCAGGCGGTGGCTGCGGAGCGCAGCCCGACCGAGCCGGCCGGCACCGTCGCCGTGACGGTCTGGATCCCGCCCGGCGGCAGCGGGCTGGGCAGGTCGACCTCCAGGACGCTCGAGCCGAGGTCGGCCTGCGGATCGGCGTCGCGCCAGGTGTCGAGGGACGACCGGCTGATGAAGGGGTCACGGTCCAGGTGCACCACGACGCGGGGCTCGGCGATCGTCGTGGTGCCGTTGTTGCGCAGGGTCGCGGTCACCGTGAGGTTCTCGCCGGGCTGGAGCACCTGCGGGGTGACCGTGGCGATGTCGACCTCGACCGGCAGCGCCGCATCGGGCACGGCGGCGGCGGCGCCGGCGGCGCTGGGCATGGACGCGACGAGGCCGAGCGCCAGCGCGAGGCCGACCAGGCCACGGCGCAGGGCTCGGGGCGCGACGGCGGTGCCCTCGGCGTGGGCGGTCATGCGAGGTCGGCGAGCACCGCGCCGGCCATGATGGCGAGGCGACGCTCGTTGGGGTACGCCAGGCGTTCGGGCAGGTCGTCGACGGCGATCCACGCGACGTCCTCGGCCTCGCCGTCCGGGTCGCCGGCGACGCTCAGCTCGCCGCCGGTGGCCTCCAGCAGGAAGTGGTGGACCACCTTGTGCACCCGGCGGTCGTCGCCGGTGAACCAGTAGTCGATCGTGCCGAGCCGACGCAGGATCTCGCCGTGGATGCCGGTCTCCTCGGCGATCTCCCGGATCGCTGCCTGCTCGGGCGTCTCGATGCCCTCGAGGTGACCCTTGGGCAGGCACCACTCGAGCCGCCCGGCCCGGTTGCGGCGAGCGATCACGGCGGCGTGCGGCTGGCCGTGCGTACGCTCGACGATGAGCCCGCCGGCGGACGTCTCCTCGGCGATGGGCAGCCCGTGCGCCTGGCTCCGGCGTCCGATCCGCAGGTCGATGCGCAGCGCGTGACCACCCGGCGGCACGGGGCCCGGCCGGGCGTCGGAGGCGGCGCTGGACATGCCGACACTGTAACTACCGTGACGTGCGCACCGCGGCACCGGCTCGGGCCCGGCCGACGCGCACCGGGGTGATCTGGCACGCTGGTGTCCCGTGTCCTCCTCTCCCCGTCACCGCGCCGACGGCTCCGCTGCGCCCGGCGCGCCCGCGCAGCCCGTCGGTCAGACCGCGCCCGCCGACCTCGGTGCGCTGCAACGCCGGGCCGCGGGTGTCCTGACCGACCTGGCGCCCGACGCCGTCGAGCTCGGTGCCGCCTTCGCCGCCCAGGGGCACGAGCTCGCCCTGGTCGGCGGCCCGGTGCGCGACGCGTTCCTCGGCCGGGTCAGTGCGGACCTCGACTTCGCGACCTCGGCAACACCGGACCAGACCGAGGCGATCCTGGCCCGCTGGGGCGACGCGCACTGGGACATCGGCAAGGCCTTCGGCACGATCGGCGCCCGCCGGTTCGCCCGCTCCGGCGGGCGGGACGTCGTCGTCGAGGTCACGACCTACCGGGCCGACTCCTACGATGTCGGCTCGCGCAAGCCGGAGGTGGCCTTCGGCGACACCCTCGAGGGTGACCTCTCGCGGCGGGACTTCACCGTCAACGCGATGGCCGTCCGGCTGCCCGAGCTGACCTTCGTCGACCCGTTCGACGGCCTGGCGGACCTGGCCCGACGGGTCCTGCGGACGCCGGTGACCGCCGAGCAGTCCTTCGACGACGACCCGCTGCGCATGATGCGCGCGGCCCGCTTCACCGCCCAGCTGGGCTTCGAGCCGGCCGACGACGTCCGGGTCGCGATGCAGCGGATGGCCGGCCGGATCGAGATCGTCTCGGCCGAGCGGATCCGGGACGAGCTGGTCAGGCTGCTCCTGGCACCCGACCCGCGGCCCGGGCTCGAGCTCATGGTCGAGACCGGACTCGCCGACCACGTCCTGCCGGAGCTGCCCGCGCTGCGCCTGGAGATCGACGAGCACCACCGCCACAAGGACGTCTACCAGCACTCGCTGACCGTCCTGGCCCAGGCGATCGAGCTCGAGACCGGGACGATCGACCAGCCGACCGGCCCGGTGCCGGGCCCGGACCTCGTGCTGCGGCTCGCGGCTCTGCTGCACGACGTGGGCAAGCCCGCCACGCGCCGGTTCGAGGGCGGCGGCGGGGTCAGCTTCCACCACCACGAGCTGGTCGGCGCCAAGCTCGCCGCGCGCAGGCTCAAGGCGCTGCGCTTCGACAAGGAGACCGTCCGGGACGTCGCGCGGCTCACCGAGCTGCACCTGCGTTTCCACGGGTACGGCGACGGCGCGTGGACCGACTCCGCGGTCCGCCGGTACGTGACCGACGCGGGCCCGCTGCTCGAGCGGCTGCACCGGCTGACCCGGTCCGACTGCACGACCCGGAACCGGCGCAAGGCCGATCAGCTGTCGTTCGCGTACGACGACCTCGAGCACCGCATCGCCGAGCTGCGCGAGCACGAGTCGCTCGCCGCGATCCGGCCCGACCTGGACGGGCAGCAGATCATGGCGATCCTCGGCATCCCCGCCGGTCCCCAGGTGGGCGAGGCCTACC from Cellulomonas sp. KRMCY2 includes:
- a CDS encoding PLP-dependent aminotransferase family protein, which codes for MGWVTPAPGSAAHTVQPATGTRLDPWIGAYADRTHGMRASEIRALFAVANRPEVVSLAGGMPNLEGLPLETLAQIAHDLVLTRGTTALQYGSGQGDETLREQILEVMRLEGIEAHPDDVVVTTGSQQALDLVTRLFVNPGDVVVAEAPSYVGALGVFRAYQADVVHVPLDDNGLVPEALEETLARLAAEGRSVKLLYTVPNFHNPAGVSLSLERRPRILEIARRYGVLVLEDNPYGLLGFDGEPMPAMRSMDDTGVIYLGSFSKTFAPGYRVGWAVAPHAIREKLVLASESAILCPSNASQLAVSAYLANHDWRGQIKSYREMYRERRDAMIGALAEHIPEATWTVPEGGFYTWVRLPNGMDAQAMLPRAITALVAYVAGTAFYADGQGADHMRLSFCYPTPDRIREGVRRLAGVVAAESELVQIFGTGTDRHRASQTVESVVTDTH
- the trxA gene encoding thioredoxin; translated protein: MTTVPVTDATFAADVLKSDVPVLVDFWAPWCGPCRQVAPILEELSGTYAGRLTIAKLNTDENPAVTAAYGITSIPTINIYSGGELVKQIVGARPKPALVNEIESVLS
- the trxB gene encoding thioredoxin-disulfide reductase; this encodes MTDTARDLVIIGSGPAGYTAAVYAARAGLEPVVIAGSVTAGGALMNTTEVENFPGFVDGIMGPELMENMQKQAERFGARIVYDDVVQASLTGPVKTVVTGNGETYTARSVILATGSAYRQLGLPEETRLSGHGVSWCATCDGFFFRNQEVVVVGGGDSAVEEATFLTRFASKVTIVHRRDELRASKIMADRALADPKIEFAWNSLVSAIHGQDKVTGVTLRDTVTGAERELPATGVFVAIGHIPRNELLVGQVDLDESGYVLVAADGARGTATNLPGVFACGDVVDHVYRQAITAAGTGCAAALDAQHYLADLGHPAEPSTDPSQPATSEEIL
- a CDS encoding murein biosynthesis integral membrane protein MurJ, translated to MSAVTGPEPGDDGTVPTGSGGGGLGRSTAVMAAGTAVSRVLGVVRAAVLAAAIGLNVGPASAFAVANWLPTMIYMLIAGGVLNAVLVPQVVRAYRSPNGQAYVDRLLTLSGVLLLGLTVVLTAAAPVVVWFATRAGSSDPEFTALATAFALWCMPQIFFYGTYTLLGQVLNARGSFGPYMWAPVVNNVVSIAGFVTFIVMFGQYERGGSAGDYAWWDGGRIAVLAGFTTLGIVAQAVVLVIPLYRSGFRYHPRFDWRGTGLGGAGRVAGWTFAALAVGQLGVLVVMNVGAAAAKVAGDAPGIAGANAYTQAFAIFMLPHSLVTVSLLTALYTRLSGHAARDDTAAVRENFSYGLRTIGVYTIFATALLAVLAIPLVRVVLPTLEPGEYRSMAPVVVTLALGLVGLGAWSLSQRIFYAYEDARGMFWIQVAMAGVVVAGTLFGYLVLPVERWVATAGAAISASYLLGAVWGGIRVRDRLGGSVRRVLQVHVRAAVAAGVAAAAGWSVGRLFGDVTVGTFGHAVVVCVVVGPVMLGVYVGLLRLMRVREVDDLLLPLLSRLRRIGRSMGTPGPGDRPSIGRPADDPAGLGGGVLDVVVGRGTLLAGRYRLEQPVPTDLPGVQCWAAHDQILDRPVRAMVLREGRVRQAQDAARRAALVSDPRLLRVLDVGDHEGVPYTVTEPIVGRDLAALTANGPLPADQARAIIGEAAVALEVARRRGVHHLALRPSAVHVTPEGSVLVSGLAMDGELTSHGLGDARSTTRADTVGLVSLLYLTLTGRWPAPHGTDPGRAVVAPVVEGSPVAPAELSPAVPNDLDTLCAVTLGPHDDGPHSPAELIRELEPWGPIAAAEIFGAVDAAAAWGASGTVATAAAAASAAAASRALDPTQTADTSDPDAGDDLADQPARTVQRQSVRSSFDAQGSAPARPGTPPPAIPPEYRHGDPRGTSSGRVSGMSGGSVSPAAHPFQTIVAPVGQIDDAARRPTRQTPQPPQAAPPPTFPPAFASTGGSHPGGPVRGPSAAHPSAPLPSATSSASHSAAPLTGGHPRPVVRPPTAATVRGRAPETGHESFDSLIGRSAEVLARRRFDPTPVVLAIVAIAVVIGLVMAFKALTRPAPPIGGTEGFDISENQGGQQDPAAEGDATDGEAPAEDPATEPPATEAPPAATAPVIASAQMVDPPPGGDDNEHPEAVPAAIDGDPATSWYTRTYNSPTYGMKPGVGYAITLAAPATVTTVTLHVNGTGGMVEVRATDPSTPTQGDVLASGALGPDTVLTLSAPTQTQYIVLWFTALPQTADGSNRVELTEVTVS
- a CDS encoding DUF6049 family protein, with the protein product MTAHAEGTAVAPRALRRGLVGLALALGLVASMPSAAGAAAAVPDAALPVEVDIATVTPQVLQPGENLTVTATLRNNGTTTIAEPRVVVHLDRDPFISRSSLDTWRDADPQADLGSSVLEVDLPSPLPPGGIQTVTATVPAGSVGLRSAATAWGPRGLALSVVDRADPARVRQGVARTFALWFPQQDVTATRLSILVPVVGPPVDPLTGTWGQSFETLTQAGGRLAALLSATQTHPGVTWLLDPWLVDITASDAADPDAPIAGGLVGPNAKAWSAGLLAATTDREVRLLPYGDADVAALAHANAHDLFTDAIRRSEAVASAADLPGSATTAIALPAESLPDLVTAAFVADDGGRALVVGPGELPAPSVLTYTPSGRTTVSTPGDDVTVLVPDERLSTALETGVVRGRSDEQDATDPQLTPTTAALDLLAELAVITRERPNDGRHLLLTVPRDWQPDATIASAQLTALENAPWVRAESIDALVGASDTGVDRGTLPERDVDPAEMPPSEMAAMLAAVTDRQALAQVAQDPAALLGDLDAELFAPVSVAWRADPPGRASVVSRSSAISQSLRGAVTVQPIGFINLISRSGELPVQVTNTLDQPVTVVVALRPSDGRLVADEPVTVTIPAGVEQTVQIPVHAIQSADLGVVVELRTVQGTVINDQTAFTVRVRAEWEGIGTAVIGALLALGVVIGLIRTIRRGRRGTRSAPRLDAGPDALSPEEGHEPADQAPAAGSPA
- a CDS encoding NUDIX hydrolase, with protein sequence MSSAASDARPGPVPPGGHALRIDLRIGRRSQAHGLPIAEETSAGGLIVERTHGQPHAAVIARRNRAGRLEWCLPKGHLEGIETPEQAAIREIAEETGIHGEILRRLGTIDYWFTGDDRRVHKVVHHFLLEATGGELSVAGDPDGEAEDVAWIAVDDLPERLAYPNERRLAIMAGAVLADLA
- a CDS encoding CCA tRNA nucleotidyltransferase, which gives rise to MQRRAAGVLTDLAPDAVELGAAFAAQGHELALVGGPVRDAFLGRVSADLDFATSATPDQTEAILARWGDAHWDIGKAFGTIGARRFARSGGRDVVVEVTTYRADSYDVGSRKPEVAFGDTLEGDLSRRDFTVNAMAVRLPELTFVDPFDGLADLARRVLRTPVTAEQSFDDDPLRMMRAARFTAQLGFEPADDVRVAMQRMAGRIEIVSAERIRDELVRLLLAPDPRPGLELMVETGLADHVLPELPALRLEIDEHHRHKDVYQHSLTVLAQAIELETGTIDQPTGPVPGPDLVLRLAALLHDVGKPATRRFEGGGGVSFHHHELVGAKLAARRLKALRFDKETVRDVARLTELHLRFHGYGDGAWTDSAVRRYVTDAGPLLERLHRLTRSDCTTRNRRKADQLSFAYDDLEHRIAELREHESLAAIRPDLDGQQIMAILGIPAGPQVGEAYRFLLELRMENGPAGPGVAERALRDWWATRSQA